The sequence CGCGGGACTTCTTGTCCACGTGGGGCGAACGAAGCACGCAATACTTGTTCTTCACCGTGGGGAGTGGAATCGGACCGGCGATTTGCGCGCCAGTGCGACGTGCCGTCTCCACGATTTCGCCCGTGGACTGGTCCAGAACGCGGTAGTCGTAAGCTTTTAAACGGATCCGGATT comes from Terriglobia bacterium and encodes:
- the rpsJ gene encoding 30S ribosomal protein S10, which translates into the protein MGKERIRIRLKAYDYRVLDQSTGEIVETARRTGAQIAGPIPLPTVKNKYCVLRSPHVDKKSREQFEIRTHKRLLDILEPTQQTVDALMKLELPAGVGVEIKAYGKEHK